A region from the Lolium perenne isolate Kyuss_39 chromosome 4, Kyuss_2.0, whole genome shotgun sequence genome encodes:
- the LOC139839234 gene encoding BTB/POZ and MATH domain-containing protein 3-like, which produces MSAAGTELMLPALRTAFRRAAGSFSSVRARPITGSHLFQIDGYKLLHRMFPSDGAVESNKFHIGGLDWQVSYYPKGIDKKSRFVGVGLRATGKDSSGVVAAASQVSIVDRAGAPAFTRHIQPEDLAGRGLPKLGWGYSMYFSYTGDFVDKEELSRWVQHPAPVLRFLGPWARLKLEALNIDTMILHPIHIT; this is translated from the coding sequence ATGTCTGCCGCCGGCACCGAGCTGATGCTGCCGGCCCTCCGAACCGCCTTCCGGCGCGCGGCGGGCTCCTTCTCCTCCGTCCGCGCACGGCCGATCACCGGATCCCACCTATTCCAGATCGATGGCTACAAGCTCCTCCATAGGATGTTTCCCAGCGATGGCGCCGTCGAGTCCAACAAGTTCCACATCGGCGGCCTCGACTGGCAGGTCTCCTACTACCCCAAAGGCATCGACAAGAAGAGCCGCTTCGTCGGCGTCGGCCTCAGGGCAACTGGGAAGGATTCCTCCGGCGTGGTGGCCGCTGCGTCCCAGGTGAGCATAGTCGATCGTGCGGGGGCGCCGGCGTTCACCCGGCACATCCAGCCAGAAGATCTGGCTGGGCGCGGGCTGCCGAAGCTGGGCTGGGGCTATAGTATGTACTTTAGTTACACcggcgacttcgtcgacaaggaagAGCTCTCCAGGTGGGTGCAGCACCCAGCGCCGGTCCTAAGGTTTTTGGGGCCCTGGGCGAGACTAAAACTCGAGGCCCTTAACATAGACACTATGATACTccatccgatccatattacttga